From a single Enterobacteriaceae endosymbiont of Donacia bicoloricornis genomic region:
- the rnhA gene encoding ribonuclease HI, with the protein MYKNINIFTDGSCLYNPGPGGCAAILQYHKYEKILTKGFFFTTNNRMELMASIIALESLKENCNIYLFTDSNYLKKGVTTWLYNWKKYNWIRNNKKIVKNIDLWKRLELSLSKHNIYWKWIKGHSYNIMNNKCDKLARISAKNPLNQDSGYIKNV; encoded by the coding sequence ATGTATAAAAATATAAATATTTTTACTGATGGTTCTTGTCTATATAATCCTGGACCTGGAGGTTGTGCTGCTATATTACAATATCATAAATATGAAAAAATTTTAACTAAAGGTTTTTTTTTTACAACTAATAATAGAATGGAATTAATGGCTTCTATTATTGCATTAGAATCTTTAAAAGAAAATTGTAATATTTATTTATTTACTGATAGTAATTATTTAAAAAAAGGAGTTACAACATGGTTGTATAATTGGAAAAAATATAATTGGATACGTAATAACAAAAAAATAGTAAAAAATATTGATTTATGGAAAAGATTAGAATTATCTTTATCTAAGCATAATATTTACTGGAAATGGATAAAAGGTCATTCATATAATATAATGAATAATAAATGTGATAAATTAGCTCGTATTTCAGCTAAAAATCCTTTAAATCAGGATTCAGGATATATAAAAAATGTATAG
- the hisG gene encoding ATP phosphoribosyltransferase, with translation MPDNNRLRIAMQKSGRLSNESSKLLKNCGLKINLQQQKLIAFAENMPIDILRVRDDDIPSLIMEGVVDLGIIGQNVLEEEVLTRLARGDHANYLTLRKLNFGICRLSIAIPINKNYTGLQSLQNTCIATSYPNLLKKYLDKHHITFKSCMLNGSVELAPRLGLSNAICDLVSTGATLEAHGIKEVEIIYISQACLIQRYDKITNFKQQLVNKLLARIKGVIQARESKYIIFHIPNKKLKKVMSLLSCVQNLTILPLIRNIENVVIHMVCSETLFWEKIEELKLLGANAILVLPIEKIME, from the coding sequence ATGCCGGATAACAATCGTTTACGCATAGCTATGCAAAAATCTGGGCGTTTAAGTAATGAATCTAGTAAACTATTAAAAAATTGTGGTCTAAAAATTAATTTACAACAACAAAAATTAATAGCATTTGCAGAAAATATGCCGATTGATATCTTAAGAGTACGTGATGATGATATTCCTAGTTTAATTATGGAAGGTGTTGTTGATTTAGGTATTATTGGGCAAAATGTTTTAGAAGAGGAAGTTTTAACTAGATTAGCAAGAGGGGATCATGCAAATTATTTAACATTACGTAAATTAAATTTTGGTATATGTAGATTATCTATAGCAATACCTATTAATAAAAATTATACAGGATTACAATCTTTACAAAATACTTGTATTGCAACTTCTTATCCTAATTTATTAAAAAAATATCTTGATAAACATCATATTACATTTAAATCTTGTATGTTAAATGGATCGGTAGAATTAGCACCTAGATTAGGTCTATCTAATGCTATTTGTGATTTAGTTTCAACAGGAGCCACATTAGAAGCACATGGAATTAAGGAAGTAGAAATTATATATATTTCACAAGCATGTTTAATACAACGTTATGATAAAATAACTAATTTTAAACAACAATTAGTCAATAAATTATTAGCAAGAATTAAAGGAGTTATTCAAGCAAGAGAATCTAAATATATAATTTTTCATATTCCTAATAAAAAATTAAAAAAAGTAATGTCATTATTATCATGTGTACAGAATCTTACTATTTTACCATTAATAAGAAATATTGAAAATGTAGTTATACATATGGTATGTAGTGAAACATTATTTTGGGAAAAAATAGAAGAATTAAAATTATTAGGTGCAAATGCTATTTTAGTTTTACCTATTGAAAAAATAATGGAGTAA
- the tkt gene encoding transketolase, with the protein MPSRRDLANAIRFLSIDAIENSKSGHPGAPMGMADIAEVLWRNYLNHNPNNPTWINRDRFILSNGHCVMLIYSLLHLTGYNLTISDLKKFRKLNSKTPGHPEFRCTPNIETSTGPLGQGLANAVGMAIAEKTLSSQFNRSNYNIINHYTYVFLGDGCLMEGISHEVCSLAGTLKLKKLIVFYDNNGISIDGNVKGWFSDNTKKRFEAYGWNVISNIDGHNFKKIEKAINQAKSLKEEKPSLLICNTIIAFGSPNKSGKNISHGAPLGKEEVILTRKNLNWNYKPFEIPLDIYKKWDAKKIGNIKESRWENMFKKYCHKFPILAKEFKRRINNLLPQNWNTEINKFIYKLNNVNTNFSTRESSKYILQKYSKLLPELIGGSADLSSSNLTILKNSKPINKFKNGNYIYYGVREFGMMAIANGISLYKGFIPYTATFLVFSDYCRNAIRMAALMKIRNIMIYTHDSIGLGEDGPTHQPIEQLSSLRLIPNISIWRPCDKIETAISWKISIENVYKPTILILSRQNLPTQKRNKKQISFISYGAYILKDCLDKNPQIILIATGSEVELAIKVYKKLSFLKYKVRVISMPSTDTFDKQKKEYQNYILPKHIKNRIAIEAGSKDFWYKYVGLKGIVIGINKFGCSGSSEKLFQKFGFTVENIILKIKKTFKII; encoded by the coding sequence ATGCCTTCTAGAAGAGATCTTGCTAATGCTATTAGATTTTTAAGTATAGATGCTATAGAAAATTCTAAATCAGGTCATCCTGGAGCCCCAATGGGAATGGCCGATATAGCAGAAGTACTTTGGCGCAATTATTTAAATCATAATCCTAATAATCCAACCTGGATTAATCGTGATAGATTTATATTATCCAATGGTCATTGTGTTATGTTAATTTATAGTTTATTACATTTAACTGGATATAATTTAACAATTTCTGATTTAAAAAAGTTTAGAAAATTAAATTCAAAAACTCCCGGGCATCCTGAATTTAGATGTACTCCTAATATTGAAACTAGCACTGGCCCATTAGGTCAGGGATTAGCTAATGCTGTTGGTATGGCTATAGCTGAAAAAACATTATCTTCACAATTTAACAGATCCAATTATAATATTATTAATCATTATACCTATGTTTTTTTAGGTGATGGTTGTTTAATGGAAGGTATTTCTCATGAAGTATGTTCTTTAGCTGGAACATTAAAATTAAAAAAATTAATAGTTTTTTACGATAATAATGGTATTTCTATAGATGGAAATGTTAAAGGATGGTTTAGTGATAATACTAAAAAAAGATTTGAAGCTTATGGTTGGAATGTTATATCAAATATAGATGGACATAATTTTAAAAAAATAGAAAAAGCTATTAATCAAGCAAAATCTTTAAAAGAAGAAAAACCTTCTTTATTAATTTGTAATACAATTATTGCTTTTGGTTCACCTAATAAATCAGGAAAAAATATTTCACATGGTGCTCCTTTAGGTAAAGAGGAAGTTATTTTAACAAGAAAAAATTTAAATTGGAATTATAAACCTTTTGAAATTCCTTTAGACATTTATAAAAAATGGGATGCGAAAAAAATAGGTAATATAAAAGAATCTAGATGGGAAAATATGTTTAAAAAATATTGTCATAAATTTCCTATTTTAGCTAAAGAATTTAAAAGAAGGATTAATAATCTTCTTCCCCAAAATTGGAATACTGAAATAAATAAATTTATTTATAAATTAAATAATGTTAATACTAATTTCTCAACAAGAGAATCATCTAAATATATTTTACAAAAATATTCTAAATTATTACCAGAATTAATAGGAGGTTCTGCAGACTTATCTAGTAGTAATTTAACTATTTTAAAAAATTCTAAACCAATTAATAAATTTAAAAATGGAAATTATATTTATTACGGAGTAAGAGAATTTGGTATGATGGCAATTGCAAATGGAATCTCTTTATATAAGGGTTTTATTCCTTATACAGCTACTTTTTTAGTTTTTTCAGATTATTGTCGTAATGCTATAAGAATGGCTGCTTTAATGAAAATTAGAAATATAATGATTTATACTCATGATTCTATTGGTTTAGGTGAAGATGGCCCAACACATCAACCAATAGAACAATTATCTAGTTTAAGACTCATTCCTAATATAAGTATTTGGCGCCCATGTGATAAAATTGAAACAGCCATATCATGGAAAATTAGTATTGAAAATGTATATAAACCAACTATCTTGATTTTATCAAGACAGAACTTACCTACGCAAAAAAGAAATAAAAAACAAATATCATTTATTTCATATGGAGCATATATTTTAAAAGATTGTTTAGATAAAAACCCACAAATCATATTAATAGCTACTGGTTCAGAAGTAGAATTAGCTATTAAAGTATATAAAAAATTATCTTTCTTAAAATATAAAGTCAGAGTAATATCAATGCCATCTACTGATACTTTTGATAAACAAAAAAAAGAATATCAAAATTATATTTTACCTAAACATATTAAAAATAGAATAGCTATTGAAGCTGGTTCTAAAGATTTTTGGTATAAATATGTAGGTTTAAAGGGTATTGTAATAGGTATAAATAAATTTGGATGTTCTGGATCTTCGGAAAAATTATTTCAAAAATTTGGTTTTACAGTTGAAAATATTATTTTAAAAATAAAAAAAACCTTTAAAATTATATAA
- a CDS encoding mechanosensitive ion channel domain-containing protein, with protein sequence MNKFTSVLDFIKLWIFQNRVFILYQCEHFVLAGMILFFGLWGVKIVTKTTRNVFTIRNIDPITTGFLTNIFKYSLTIFVIVSALSSIGLKTSSIFAAFGTIGLVIGLAWQSALSNLASGLLIITFRIFKVGDYINIGNVTGKITNVEIFCTLFKTFDGTIISVPNGKILTENIINFSKSNEYRNKITLGIARNLIQKDINIIKKILLDTVSVNDKIIKNSIVNIIVDEITNNSINFTVFFWINDFINKKEICSDLINILKNNLELYEKSCVLWINND encoded by the coding sequence ATGAATAAATTTACTAGTGTATTAGATTTTATAAAATTGTGGATTTTTCAAAATAGAGTTTTTATTTTATATCAATGTGAACATTTTGTTTTGGCAGGTATGATTTTATTTTTTGGATTATGGGGAGTAAAAATTGTTACTAAAACTACAAGAAATGTTTTTACTATTAGAAATATAGATCCAATTACCACTGGATTTCTTACAAATATTTTTAAATATAGTTTAACTATATTTGTCATAGTTAGTGCATTAAGTAGTATAGGATTAAAAACATCATCAATTTTTGCTGCTTTTGGAACTATTGGTTTAGTAATAGGTTTAGCATGGCAAAGTGCTTTATCAAATTTAGCATCAGGATTATTAATTATTACATTCCGTATTTTTAAAGTTGGAGATTATATTAATATAGGTAATGTAACTGGAAAAATTACTAATGTTGAAATTTTTTGTACTCTTTTTAAAACATTTGATGGAACTATTATCTCTGTTCCTAATGGTAAAATACTTACAGAGAATATAATAAACTTTTCTAAATCTAATGAATATCGAAATAAAATTACTTTAGGTATTGCGCGAAATTTAATACAAAAAGACATTAATATAATTAAAAAAATTTTATTAGATACTGTTTCAGTAAATGATAAAATAATAAAAAATTCGATTGTTAATATTATTGTTGATGAAATTACTAATAATTCTATTAATTTTACTGTTTTTTTTTGGATTAATGATTTTATAAATAAAAAAGAAATTTGTTCAGATTTAATTAATATTTTAAAAAATAATTTAGAATTATATGAAAAATCATGCGTATTATGGATTAATAATGATTAA
- a CDS encoding phosphoglycerate kinase, with the protein MLSIANLNIKNKILLIRSDFNVPLDKNGNITSDTRIRLSLPTIKYALEKKSRIILASHLGRPIEGKYNPFFSLKKIAIFLEKILNHKVVLKKNYLNGCNFKNNEIILLENVRFNLGEKNNNKKLSKKYASLCDIFVMDAFATAHRMHSSTYGVINFAKKSCAGFLLLNEIKNLNKFLNNPIKPIISIIGGSKISTKFNILKKLCELSEKVIVGGGIANTLLSLNNDIGSSLYEPNAVLLAQKISKKYKNIIIPIDCVVSTSINDESLIRNTNINNILKNEKILDIGNKTINSIKYELKKAGTILWNGPIGVFEFKKFRKGTEIIIKTIINSNAFSIVGGGDTLAAIELFSSFDRISYISTGGGSFLKYIEGNKLPVISILENIS; encoded by the coding sequence ATGTTAAGTATTGCAAATTTAAATATTAAAAATAAAATTTTGTTAATAAGATCAGATTTTAATGTACCTTTAGATAAAAATGGTAATATTACTTCTGATACTAGAATTAGATTGTCATTACCAACTATAAAATATGCTTTAGAAAAAAAATCTAGAATTATTTTAGCTTCTCATTTAGGGAGACCTATTGAAGGAAAATATAACCCTTTTTTTTCTTTAAAAAAAATTGCTATATTTTTGGAAAAAATTTTAAATCATAAAGTTGTTTTAAAAAAAAATTATTTAAACGGATGTAATTTTAAAAATAATGAAATTATTCTTTTAGAAAATGTACGATTTAATCTCGGAGAGAAAAATAATAATAAAAAATTATCTAAAAAATACGCATCTTTATGTGATATATTCGTAATGGATGCATTTGCTACTGCACATCGTATGCATTCATCTACTTATGGGGTAATAAATTTTGCTAAAAAATCTTGTGCAGGATTTTTATTATTAAATGAAATAAAAAACTTAAATAAATTTTTAAATAATCCTATAAAACCTATAATTTCTATTATAGGTGGATCTAAAATATCTACAAAATTTAATATTTTAAAAAAATTATGTGAATTATCAGAAAAAGTTATTGTAGGAGGAGGAATAGCAAATACGTTATTATCATTAAATAATGATATTGGAAGTTCATTATATGAACCTAATGCAGTTTTATTGGCTCAGAAAATAAGTAAAAAATACAAAAATATAATTATTCCTATTGATTGTGTGGTTAGTACATCTATTAATGATGAATCTTTAATAAGAAATACAAATATTAATAATATATTAAAAAATGAAAAAATTCTTGATATAGGTAATAAAACTATAAATAGTATTAAATACGAATTAAAAAAAGCTGGAACCATATTATGGAATGGGCCTATTGGAGTTTTTGAATTTAAAAAATTTAGAAAAGGAACTGAAATTATTATTAAAACTATTATAAATAGTAATGCTTTTTCTATTGTAGGTGGTGGAGATACTTTAGCTGCAATAGAATTATTTAGTTCTTTTGATAGAATTTCTTATATTTCTACAGGTGGAGGATCTTTTTTAAAATATATAGAAGGAAATAAATTACCTGTTATATCTATATTAGAAAATATTTCATAA
- the dnaQ gene encoding DNA polymerase III subunit epsilon: MKKTNIRQVVLDTETTGMNLSYPYYIGHRIIEIGIIEIINRNITQNYFHTYINPQKIISKEAFSIHGISNKFLSKKPIFSDILDNFLNFIKGAELIIHNAQFDINFLNYELSLLKKKTPKIEDICIITDTLKIARNIFPGKRNSLNSLCNRFNINISKRNLHGALLDAKLLAHIFLFMTTKQNSFQLEFLKEKNSIFKNKIKFLNAKSKIKKTLVINASKKELKLHQLQLNLIKNKYGFSLWENKNK; this comes from the coding sequence ATGAAAAAAACTAATATACGTCAAGTAGTTTTAGACACAGAAACAACAGGAATGAATTTATCTTATCCCTATTATATAGGACATCGTATTATAGAAATAGGTATTATCGAAATAATTAATCGTAATATTACTCAAAATTATTTTCATACATATATAAATCCACAAAAAATTATAAGTAAAGAAGCATTTAGTATTCATGGTATTTCTAATAAATTTTTATCTAAAAAACCTATTTTTTCTGATATATTAGATAATTTTCTTAATTTTATTAAAGGTGCAGAACTTATTATTCATAATGCTCAATTTGATATTAATTTTTTAAATTATGAATTATCATTATTAAAAAAAAAAACACCTAAAATTGAAGATATTTGCATAATAACAGATACACTTAAAATAGCTCGTAATATTTTTCCCGGAAAAAGAAATTCGTTAAATTCATTATGTAATAGATTTAATATTAATATAAGTAAACGTAATTTACATGGAGCTTTATTAGATGCAAAATTATTAGCTCATATTTTTTTATTTATGACAACTAAACAAAATTCATTTCAATTAGAATTTTTAAAAGAAAAAAATAGTATTTTTAAAAATAAAATAAAATTTTTAAATGCAAAATCAAAAATAAAAAAAACATTAGTTATAAACGCTTCTAAAAAAGAATTAAAATTACACCAATTACAATTAAATTTAATTAAAAATAAATATGGTTTTTCTTTATGGGAAAATAAAAATAAATAA
- the hisC gene encoding histidinol-phosphate transaminase, with the protein MIRKNILNFTPYKSARSLYKNNHNDLITLNANESPITSIFSLNKKIFNKYPEPQSRELINLYSKYVNLSTQNILITRGADEGIDLIIRTFCNKKDDKILFCPPTYDMYRVTAEILDIEYLMINSNINWDLDLNKIKKNLSNIKIIFICNPNNPTGNYIDKNNIIKLLKLTKDKIIVVIDEAYIEFCIDQTLTNFINKYNNLIILRTLSKAFALAGLRCGFILTNKYIIDILVKVIAPYPIPEPVINIATQALNSKNLIIMQNNVKTIINNKKWLIKNLNKCNCIKNIFNSATNFILIKFHNSEIIFKKLIKKKIIVRNQNHEKKLNNCLRITIGTFIECKKLLFELQKLSF; encoded by the coding sequence ATGATTAGAAAAAATATTCTAAATTTTACTCCATATAAATCTGCAAGATCTTTATATAAAAATAATCATAATGATTTAATAACATTAAATGCTAATGAATCTCCTATTACTTCTATTTTTTCATTAAATAAAAAAATATTTAATAAATATCCAGAACCACAATCTAGAGAGCTAATTAATTTATATAGTAAATATGTTAATTTATCCACTCAAAATATTTTAATTACAAGAGGAGCTGATGAAGGTATTGATTTAATTATACGTACATTTTGTAATAAAAAAGATGATAAAATATTATTTTGTCCACCAACATATGATATGTATCGTGTTACTGCTGAAATATTAGATATAGAATATTTAATGATTAATAGTAATATTAATTGGGATTTAGATTTAAATAAAATTAAAAAAAATCTTAGTAATATTAAAATTATATTTATTTGTAATCCTAATAATCCAACTGGGAATTATATAGATAAAAATAATATAATAAAATTATTAAAATTAACAAAAGATAAAATAATTGTTGTTATTGATGAAGCATATATTGAATTTTGTATAGATCAAACTTTAACTAATTTTATAAATAAATATAATAATTTAATTATATTAAGGACTTTATCAAAAGCATTTGCATTAGCAGGATTACGTTGTGGATTTATTTTAACAAATAAATATATTATTGATATTTTAGTAAAAGTAATTGCTCCTTATCCAATACCAGAACCTGTTATAAATATTGCAACACAAGCTTTAAATTCAAAAAATTTAATTATTATGCAAAATAATGTAAAAACAATTATTAATAATAAAAAATGGTTAATAAAAAATCTTAATAAATGTAATTGTATAAAAAATATATTTAATAGTGCAACTAATTTTATTTTAATAAAATTTCATAATTCTGAAATTATATTTAAAAAGTTAATTAAAAAAAAAATTATTGTAAGAAACCAAAATCATGAAAAAAAATTAAATAATTGTTTAAGAATTACAATAGGAACATTTATCGAATGTAAAAAATTACTTTTTGAATTACAAAAATTATCTTTTTAA
- the fbaA gene encoding class II fructose-bisphosphate aldolase — protein sequence MSKILNYIKPGVVVGHDLQTIFKIAKENKFALPAVNCIGTDSINIVLETAAKVRSSVIIQFSNSGASFIAGKGLQMINPRLAPVIGAISGAKHVHKIAKYYGIPVILHTDHCPKNKLSWIDNLLDENEKYYLIHKKSLFSSHMIDLSRESIKNNIEICSHYLKRMSKMQMTLEIELGCTGGEEDGIDNSNMTKKSLYTDSYDINYAYEKLKPISSQFIIAASFGNVHGVYQTGHVKLLPKILKDAQKFISKKHNIPNNAINFVFHGGSGSSLLEIKESINYGVVKMNIDTDTQWATWEGVLNFYKKYEKYLQTQLGNPEGFNKPNKKYYDPRSWIRASQISMKKRLEKTFKELNAINIL from the coding sequence ATGTCTAAAATTTTAAATTATATAAAACCTGGTGTTGTTGTTGGTCATGATTTACAAACCATATTTAAAATAGCAAAAGAAAATAAATTTGCTTTACCAGCTGTTAATTGTATTGGTACTGATTCTATTAATATAGTTTTAGAAACTGCAGCAAAGGTAAGATCTTCAGTTATTATTCAATTTTCTAATTCAGGAGCTTCTTTTATTGCAGGTAAAGGATTACAAATGATAAATCCTAGACTAGCTCCTGTTATTGGCGCTATTTCTGGGGCTAAACATGTTCATAAAATTGCTAAATATTATGGTATTCCAGTTATTTTACATACTGATCATTGTCCAAAAAATAAATTATCTTGGATTGATAATTTATTAGATGAAAATGAAAAATATTATTTAATACATAAAAAATCTTTATTCTCATCTCATATGATAGATCTTTCTAGAGAATCAATTAAAAATAATATTGAAATTTGTAGTCATTATTTAAAAAGAATGTCAAAAATGCAAATGACATTAGAAATAGAATTAGGATGTACAGGTGGAGAAGAAGATGGTATTGATAATAGTAATATGACTAAAAAATCATTATATACTGATTCTTATGACATTAATTATGCCTATGAAAAACTAAAACCAATTAGTTCTCAATTTATAATTGCTGCATCTTTTGGAAACGTACATGGAGTATATCAAACAGGTCATGTAAAATTATTACCAAAAATTTTAAAAGATGCTCAAAAGTTTATCAGTAAAAAACATAATATCCCCAATAATGCTATAAATTTTGTATTTCATGGAGGTTCAGGGTCTTCATTATTAGAAATTAAAGAATCTATTAATTATGGTGTTGTTAAAATGAATATTGATACAGATACTCAATGGGCTACCTGGGAAGGTGTATTAAATTTTTATAAAAAATATGAAAAATATTTACAAACACAACTTGGGAATCCAGAAGGATTTAATAAACCAAATAAAAAATATTATGATCCTAGATCATGGATTAGAGCATCTCAAATTTCTATGAAAAAAAGATTAGAAAAAACATTTAAAGAATTAAATGCAATTAATATATTATAA
- the hisB gene encoding bifunctional histidinol-phosphatase/imidazoleglycerol-phosphate dehydratase HisB codes for MLKKILFIDRDGTLISEPKINYQVDNINKLFFEKNVIIALSELKKFSYLFVMITNQDGLGSKNFSYKSFNIPHNFMISIFKSQGIKFENIFICPHYSYDNCICRKPKTTLLKQYLNNYLDKINSYVIGDRLTDIALAKNIGINGILYNKQKCNWLDILTKLTPIKRYATIKRITKETKIYVELFLDKKGNNNINTGINFLNHMLEQIAIHGGFILNIYSKGDLYVDDHHTIEDIAISLGQTFFKAIGNKKGINRFGFLLPMDDSLAQCSIDLSGRPYLQYDVKFKYQKIGDLSTEMIKHFFYSLSYSMACNIYLKVTGDNDHHKIESLFKAFGCSLKQAIKIVNNNTIIPSSKGVLI; via the coding sequence ATGTTAAAAAAAATACTTTTTATAGATAGAGATGGTACTTTAATATCTGAACCTAAAATAAATTATCAAGTTGATAATATTAATAAATTATTTTTTGAAAAAAATGTTATTATTGCATTATCAGAATTAAAAAAATTTTCTTATTTATTTGTAATGATTACAAATCAAGATGGATTAGGTAGTAAAAATTTTTCTTATAAGTCTTTTAATATTCCTCATAATTTTATGATAAGTATTTTTAAATCACAAGGTATTAAATTTGAAAATATTTTTATTTGTCCTCATTATTCTTATGATAATTGTATATGTAGAAAACCGAAAACAACATTATTAAAGCAATATTTAAATAACTATTTAGATAAAATAAATAGTTATGTTATAGGAGATCGTTTAACTGATATTGCATTAGCAAAAAATATTGGAATTAATGGTATTTTATATAATAAACAAAAATGTAATTGGTTAGATATTTTAACTAAATTAACACCAATAAAAAGATATGCTACAATAAAAAGAATCACAAAAGAAACAAAAATATATGTCGAATTATTTTTAGATAAAAAAGGGAATAATAATATTAATACTGGAATTAACTTTTTAAACCATATGTTAGAACAAATAGCAATTCATGGAGGATTTATTTTAAATATTTATAGTAAAGGAGATTTATATGTTGATGATCATCATACAATAGAAGATATCGCAATATCATTAGGACAAACTTTTTTTAAAGCAATTGGTAATAAAAAAGGAATCAATAGATTTGGTTTTTTATTACCAATGGACGATTCATTAGCCCAATGTTCAATTGATTTATCAGGAAGACCATATTTACAATATGATGTAAAATTTAAATATCAAAAAATTGGGGATTTAAGTACAGAAATGATTAAACATTTTTTTTATTCTTTGTCATATTCCATGGCATGTAATATATATTTAAAAGTAACAGGAGATAATGATCATCATAAAATTGAAAGTTTATTTAAAGCATTTGGATGTTCACTAAAACAAGCTATAAAAATAGTAAATAATAATACTATAATTCCTAGTTCAAAAGGAGTTTTAATTTGA